The Rhodobacter sp. genome segment GCCGAGGCCGCGCCCTGTGGCTGCGTGAGCCAGGGCCACAGCGCCGCGATATCGCGCCCGTCGGCCTGTTTCTGCATCTCGGCCGCCAGCAGGGTTCCCGAGCCGATGGGCTTGGTCATAAGCAGCGCGTCCCCGGGCTGCGCGCCGCCCTTGGTCAGCACCCGGTCACCGGCCAGACCCGTCACCGTCAGGCCGATGGTCAGTTCCGCGCCCTGCGTGGTGTGGCCGCCGGCGATGCCCGCGCCGGCGCCGGCCAACACATCGGCGATGCCGGACATGATCTCGGACAGGGTGCGGCCTTGCAAATCCTCGGACAGGCGCGGCAGGATCAGTTGCACCAGCGCCGCCTGTGGCGTGGCGCCCATGGCCCAGATGTCGCCCAGGGCGTGAACGGTCGCGATGCGCGCCATCAGCCAGGGGTCGTCGGTCACGGCGCGCAGATGATCCGTTGCGATCACCTGCCGCGCGCCGCCCACCGCCAGCACCGCGGCGTCATCGCCCGCGCCCAGCTCTACCGCGCCCGACGTCGCAAGGCCCCTGAGCGCGCCGCGCAGCGCGTCGGGTCCCACCTTGGCGCCGCAGCCGCCACACATCGGCTTGTCGCCCAGGACCTCGGCCAGGCCCAGCGCATGGGGGCGGGGCAGCGGGGGCTGCGGCATCCGGGGCAGGGTCTGGCACATGCGCATGAACTTGCGGTCGATGCGATCCTTGACGCGCCACAGCCAGCGGCCGGACAGCGGCAGGCCCCATTTGTCGGCCAGCGCCTCTTGCCCGCCCAACGAGATCAGCTTCAGGTAGTCGCGCTGCGGATGATAGGGCCGCAGCGCGTCGCCGGACAGCGCCGCGCGCAAGTTGTGCAGCAACACCGGCGCCTGACGGACCGCATAGACCCCGGCCTTGGCGCGGGGGCTTTCGGCCATATGCGCGCAATCGCCGGCGGCAAAGACATCGGGATGCGAGATCGAGCGCAGCATCGGGTCCACCGTGACGAAACCCTGCGTCAGGTGCAGCCCGGTCGCGGTCAGCCAGTCCTGCGGCCGGCTGCCCGCCGCGCCCAGAACGAAGCCGGCGTCGAGGCGTCGGCCATCGCCCAGCGTGACCCCCGCCGCATCGACCGAGACGGCCGCGCCCTGGCAAAGCACGATGCCGCGCCTGTCCAGCAGCGACAGCAGTTTCGTCCGCGCCGCCCGACCCAGATGCGGCAAGGGGCGGTCGCGCTCGACCAGCGTGATCGGTGCGCCCGGCAGGCGGTGCTGCATCGCCAGCGCCAGCTCCACCCCGCCCACGCCCGCGCCCAGGATGACGATCGGCGGCCGGGTTTCGCCCGCCTCGGCCACGAAATGCGCCCAGCGTTCGGAATAGCCGCCCAGCGGTTTCGCGGCGACAGCGTGGTCCATGAACCCCGGCAGGTCCGGCAAGGTCGAGGTGATGCCGATGTCGATCGAGGCCACGTCATAGGCGACCGGCGGGCGTCCCGGAACCTGAACCTGGCGCGCCACGGGATCCAGGCCGACCGCCCGCCCCAGGATCAGCCGCGCCCCGGCATTCCGGGCCAGGGCGACCAGGTTCATCTCCAACTCGGCGCGGGAGTAATGGCCGGCGATATGGCCGGGCAGCATGCCGGTATAGGGCGCGGTCGGATTCGGGTCGATCACCGTCAGGCGGGCGCCGGGCAAAGGGTCCATCGCCCATTTCAGCAACACCAGCGCATGGGCATGGCCGCCGCCGACAAGAACGAGATCACGGGTCTGGGGCAAGGTTTGCATGGCGCCTCCGTTTCGCCCCGACAGCTATCGCTTTGTCCGCCCCGAGGCGAGCGGACAAAGCGCCGCTGTGGTGGGTGATTTCCCTCTTGACGCCATCGGGGCGGTGGCCTAGGAAGCCGCCACTCCGGGGCGGAGTAGCTCAGTTGGTTAGAGCAGCGGAATCATAATCCGCGTGTCGGGGGTTCAAGTCCCTCCTCCGCTACCATCATTCCCCCGAAAAATCAGCGTGTTGACAGCCGCCGGCCGTGTTCTGTGGTCAGGGCAGGGCGTCGAAATCCGCGCGCTGCCATCGGGCGGTCATGGCGCGCAGCCCCTCGGGTTCCAGGACCTCGACCTTGTCGCCCCATTGGTAGAGGTGCCAGGACATTTCCAGCCAGCCGCTGGCGGCGAAGCGGACGGTCAGCGCGCCGTCGGGTTCGCGCGTCATGACCTGCCGGGGGTGAAACAGGAAATCGCGCGCGACATCCGCCACTTCGGCGGCAAAACGCCAGACCACGGGGCCGAACTCGGCCTCGGAGTGATACGAGCCAAAGGCCCGGGCGCTGTGCTCGGTCAGGTCGAAATCCTCGCGCCGGACAAACAGATCGGGCAGCAGGCGCGCGGTCGTCATGCGGTCCAGCCGGAAATGGCGGGGCGCTTCGTCCTTCTCCGGCTCGAACGCCACGAGATACCGGCGCACGCCCAGGATCAGCCCGTGCGGATCGACCACCCGCTCGCGTGGGGTGGCGTCGGTTGGTCCGCGATAGCCGATCAGCAGGCGGAACGGTCCCTTGAGGGCCTCGACGATGGTGTCGAGAAGCCGCGGTTCGACCGGGATCCGCGGACCGGGCCGCGAGGCATAGCCATAGGCCTCGAGCACCGCGTCGGCGTCCACCTCGGCACGACGGGCGTGCGGGCGGGGCAGGGTCGCCAGCAAGCGGTCGCGCAACGATTCCAGCGCGCGCACCTCATTGTCGGCGCCCTCGCGCCTGGCGCGGCGGATCGACAGGTCGAGCGCCACCAACTCGCTGTCGCGCAGCCCCTGCAACCGCAACAGGCGCGTGTCGCGCAGGCGCCAATGCTTGCGACGGGCCTCGTCGGTGAACACCTCGACGGTGTCGAAGGTATCCTCGAGCGCGCGGGTCATCCGTTGCGCGGTGCGGTGGTCGGCCGCGAAGGTCTCGGCGATTTCGGACAGCGTGACCCCCGCATGACGCGACGCGGCCATCTCGGCCAGACGCAACAGATCCCGGGCTTTGGTGAGCGACATGGTGGCTCCATGACAGGAATTGACGTGCAGCGACATTATAAGAGGAGTCAGCCCCGGACAACTGCGCAACGGGGTGCAAGGCAGAAACGAAAAAAGGCGATAAAAAATGTCGATGATTGGCCACCTGGAAAAGGAAACCCTCTTGCGACGATCGAACCGGATCGGTGAGGAAACGGAATGCTGGCCCGGGGTCGATACCGATCCCGGGTTTTTGTCGCGAACGCTTGCCATCGACCTGGCCTTTGAACGCGCGGTCAGCCGCAACCGCAACCTCGCGCTGTTTCAGCGCAATTGCGCGACCTGGGAATTGCTTTTGGTGTTGTGCGCCGCGCCGGAAACCGACAAGCCCGGGGTTTATGAACTGATCGAAGGCCTGCGGTCCAAAGGCCTGGGGCAGTCGGCCTTGTTGCGCTTTGTGCGGGACCGGCGCGATGATGGCTTGCTGGTCTTTGACCGTCACGCCCGAAAGAAAAGCAAGATGCACATCCGGCTCAGCCCGGCGGTGGAAAGCGCCCTGACCGCCCTGCTGATGGACCGGGCTGAAGCAATGCGGACGCAATCGGCGCGGGCGACTTAGTCCGCCCTTTGGTCAGAGCCGGCGGCAGGTCGGCTCTGGCATCGGACGCGGGAAAGGCGTGCGACAGAACGACAGATCCGGTCGCAAACGCGAGTCCGGTCAGGACAGCCGGGACAAATCCCGGCCTTCCGCTCGCGCGAGCAATCGGTTCAGTTCCCTGATTCGCGCCTTGAGCCGCTCATTTTCAATCACCAGACTTTGCAGCCGGGCATTCCCCGGGTCCGACGCCAAAAGGCGCGCCGGTCCTTTGGGCGGCGGATCGACAGATCCGAACATGCTGTCCGCATCCATTCCGGTAAAATCGGTCATCGATGTTTTCCAAAAAGGGTGAAACGGATCATGAATTGCCCGCGACGCCGGGATATTTCGACGCCCTATTCATCGTTTCCTTAATCGCGGATTGGGACAAGCCAAAAGAAAGGCTTCATTAATTGCCTGCCGGAAAGGTCGATAAATGGCGGCCTTGGCATTCCGGAAGAGGGTGGGCAATCGGAACGCGGCGAGCGGGGCGGGTGCCTTGGTGGCGCCGATCCTAGCGGGCGGTCGGGGCGAGCCGCGTGGCCCAGGCGTGCGCGGCATCACGCAACAGCAGATAGGCCGCCTGGTGGAACTCGCGGGATCGTTGGTGCGGGTCCAGAATGCCTTTCGCGCCGATCCACTGGTCAAAGAGCGCGAGTTTCGGCGCCAGTTCGGGGCTTTGTTCCCGCACTTCGGCCTGCACGGGCCGGTCAATGGCCAGGATCAGATCCGCCTGTCGCGCTGCGTCGGGCGTGAGGCGGCGCGCGCGGTGCGTGTCCAGCAGCAGGCCGTGGCGTTTGGCCAGAAGGCAGGTTTCGGGGTCGGCGGGCGTCCCGTCGCGCGCGTGCAACCCGGACGAATCGACGGCAATGCTGGCGCCGCGTTCCCGCAACGCCGCGCGCAACAATTCCGCGCCCAAGGGGGCGCGGCAAATATTCGCGGACGACACGACAAGCACCGATCCGATCATGCGGCACCCGTGCAGCAGGCCCGCCTCTCATAAGGTCGCCGACGGGGTTGCGACGCGGGCATGGTCAGGACTCGGACTTTGCCGGGGGCGCCGCGAACCGGGTGGCCGGCTCGTGGTTCGGTCGCGCCGAGGCGGCGATCAATTCGTCGTCCCGCCAGCGCAGCAAGGTTTCCAGATGTTCGATCAGTTTCTGATCGACCTGAATGATCCATTTGCTTTTCTTGTCGGCTTCCAGAAACCGAAGGTCCCCGTGGTCACGGCGTTCGCGAATGAATTTCAGCAAGGCCGAGTTTCCCAGATACCGCGTCTGCACCGCGTCGATCGTGCTGTAGAGCCCATCCATGGCGCCCTGCTCGCTTTGTGCGAGCAGCAGCAGAAATTCCCAGGTGGTGGGATTACGCCGAAACACGGACAGCTCGCGCGACTGGGCCAGCATCCGCTCGAATTCGAGCTCAATCTCGACGATTTTCGACCTTTCCATTGGTGTTGAACTCCTGTCAGACACGGACTTGAAACATGCTTCTCGCGATCGCTGAAAAAGGACGGGCGCTTGCTTGCGAAGCGTCGCAGCAGGCGCATGAAAAATCGCCTGGTTTTTGATCCGGTCCTCTCAATGGGGCGGCGAACGGGGCATTCCACCCCTGTAACCCGCGGTTGAACGGAAACGCTGAGGGCTTCAGGATAGGCGATCAAGGTATGGTTATAATATCAGCAAAATATGCCGCTAAGAGCTGCGCTCTGGAATTAGTTAAAAAAAGCAATCAATATGCAACCAAGGGTAGAAAAAGAATTTAACGCATCGCGATAACAGGGCGTTGTATCGCGAAAACCGATTTCATTCGGTCGGAATGGCCAACAATTGCGGGAAAGCTGTGACGATTGGCCGGTCAGTGGCGCCGGCGCGCGGGCAGTGTGGCCAGCGCCACGCCCGCCAACACCACGGCCGAGGCTGCCAGCGCCGCTGGGCCGAGCCGTTCGCCAAGCAATAGCGCGCCCGCGGCGATCGCGATCACCGGCACCGTCAATTGCGCGACGGCGGCGCGGGCTGCACCCAGTTGCGGCAGGACCGCATACCACAGCGCATAGCCCAGCCCCGAGGTGACCGCCCCCGCGACGGCAGCGAGGGCCATGCCCAGGGGCTGAGCCGGCGGTAGCGTCAGGTCCGGGCCCGTGGCCAGGGTGGCCAGCGCGACCATCGGCGTGGCCAGCAGGAAATTCGCGGCGGTGGCCTTGAGCGGTGCGGCCACGCCGCGACCGGCCAGGGAATAGAGGCCCCATCCCAGCGCCGCTGCGCCCATCAGCAGCGCCGGTTGCGGCGCCGGCACCGCCTGCGTGCCCGGCCACAACAGCGCCGCCAGGCCGAGCAGCGCCACGCCCGCGCCCAGAAGGCGCCGGGGCGGCTGCGATTCGCCCGCCAGTGCGGCGCCCGCCAGCATCGTGACCTGCACGCCGGCGAACAGGATCAACGCGCCGACGCCTGCGTCCAGCGCGGTATAGGCCATCGAGAAACCCACCAGGTAGAGGGTGAGCCAAAGCGCGGATTTCAGCGCGGCGCGCGTCGGACGGGCCCGGGCCAGAAGGCCCAGCACCAGGGCGCCCGAAGCCACCCGGATCAGCGCGAATGGCAGCGCGCCGATCAGGCCGCCGCCGACCGCCCAGCGGTTCAACAGCGAATTGGCGGCAAAGGCCACCATGACCAGCGCGCTCAGCGCCAGCAAGCGCATGGGTCAGCCTGCCACGGCCTTCAGCGCGGTATCGAGCCGCGCCAGGGTGCCGGGCACGTCCTTGAGCTTGTCCAGGCCGAACAGGCCGATGCGGAAGGTGCGGAACCCGTCGCCTTCGCCCACCATCAGCGGCACCCCGGCGGCGATCTGGTAGCCGGCGGCGGCAAAGGCCGCGCCGGTCTGCAACTCGGGCCTGTCGGTGAAGCAGACCACCACACCCGGCGCACCGAATCCTTCGGCCGCCAGCGGTTTGTGGCCATAGGCGGCCAGCAGGGCGCGCGCACCCTTGCCCAAGGCGTGCTGCGCCTGCTTGGCGGCGTCAAAGCCCATGGCGCGGGTTTCCATCATGGCGTCGCGCAGCCCGACCAGCGCGTCGGTCGGCATGGTCGCGTGATAGGCGTGGCCGCCGTCCTCATAGGCCTTCAGGATCGCGCGCCATTTTTTCAGGTCCAGCGCGAAACTGTCCGAGGTCGTCTCCTCGAGCCGCTTTTCGGCGCGCGGACCAAGCACCACGATCCCGGCCGAGGGCGAGGCGCTCCAACCCTTTTGCGGCGCCGAGACCAGCACATCCACGCCGAGCGCCTTCATGTCCACCCAGGCCGCGCCCGAGGCGATACAGTCGAGCACCATCAAGGCCCCGACGTCATGCGCCGCGTCCGCCATGGACTTGATGTAATCGTCCGGCAGGATCATGCCCGCCGAGGTTTCGACATGTGGCGCAAAGACCGCCTGCGGGGCCTCGGCGCGGATGCGGGCGGTGACTTCGGCGATGGGGGCGGGGGCAAAGGGGGCCTGCGGGTCGTTGCCGGACGGGCGCGCCATCAGCACCGAGGCGTCCTCGGTCAGGTGGCCGGCGTCGAAGATCGCGCTCCATCGAAAGCTGAACAGACCGTTGCGCACCACCAGGCATTTGCCCCGCGCGAACTGCCGGGCCACGGATTCCATGGCAAAGGTGCCGCCACCCGGCACCAGCGCCACGGCCGTGCCGTTGTAGACCTCTTTCAGCATCCCCGAGATGTCGCGCATCACCTGCTGGAACCGCTGCGACATGTGGTTGAGCGATCGGTCGGTGAAGACGACCGAGAATTCTTCCAGCCCCTCGGGGTCGATATGGTCATGAAGCGCGGGCATCGGGGTCTCCGTTTCTGGTTGCGCGTCACACTAGGGCGCGACGGGGGCCGGCGCAACGCCGCCGGCGCGCAGCAGTTCGGGCACGGTAACCAGCCGGAAGCCTCGCGCCCTGAGCCCGTCGATGATCGCGGGCAGGGCCGCGCGCGTGGCGGTGCGGGCGGCGGCCATGGCGTGCAGCAGGATGATCGACCCGGGCCGCGCCCCGGCCAGGGCCTCGCGGGCGATGGTGTCGGCGTCGGCGGCGGGGTCGGAATCGGGCTCGACATCCCACATGATCGTCAGTCGGCCCTGCCGGGCCAGAACCCAGGGCAGCACGAACAGCTTCTTGCCGTAGGGCGGGCGGAACAGGATCGGCCCGGTTTGCCCGGCGGCGCGGATCGCCGCATCGGTCAGCGCCAGTTCCTGACGCACCCACGAGGGCCGGGCCAGCACCATGCGCCGGTGGCTGAAGGCGTGGTTGCCCAGCACATGCCCGGCCGCGACCAGGGCGCGGGTCTCGGCGGGCAGGGATTCGGCTTGCTGGCCGGTGACAAAGAAGGTGGCGCGCACGCCCCGGCTGGCCAGCAGGGCGATCAGGGCCTCGGTCTGGCCGGCGGTGGGGCCGTCGTCAAAGGTCAGCGCGACCAGGGGTTCGCGGATATCCACCCGAGACACCAGCGGCGCAAAGAGCTGATAGTCGCGCGCCCGCGACAGGTGCCACAGGCCCAGTGGCACCGCGATCAGGACAAGGGCAAGCAGGACGACCTTCATCGTGCGAATCTGATCCCAACCCCTGCCGGGGTCCAGTCACACCGGGTCACAACTGCGAGGGAATGCCCGGGTGTCGGGGCCGGGCGCCAATTGCGGGCGGCGCCATTGCGCCACTTGCCCTCGGATCGCCGAGACGCTATCTGAACCCCACCTGGCGGGTATGGTGTAGTGGTAGCGCCTCAGCCTTCCAAGCTGATGGGGCGGGTTCGATTCCCGCTACCCGCTCCAGGTTTTTTCCGGTCAGGCTTGCAGCAGCGCGGTGATCGCCGCCAGATGCGCCGCAAGCGGCTGGCCGCGGCTTTCCATGTTCAGCCGCACCACGGGTTCGGTGTTGGAACTGCGCAGATTGAAGCGCCAGTCGCCCATGTCCAGGCTGATGCCGTCGGTTTCATCGACCGCGCGCGCCTGCGGTTCATGGGCGGCGCGCACCCTGGCGATGGCAGCGCCAGGGTCGGCGGGGTGAAAGTTGATCTCGCCCGAGGATGGAAAGGCCCGCCGCCGCGCCGCCACCAGGTCCGCCAGAGGGCCCTTGCGGCTGACCAGTTCGGCCAGCACCAGCCAGGGGATCATGCCGCTGTCGCAATGAACGAAATCGCGGAAATAGTGGTGGGCCGACATTTCGCCCCCATAGACTGCGCCGGTGTCGCGCATCGCCTGCTTGATGAAGGCGTGCCCGGTGCGCGCCTGCACGGCGATGCCGCCGGCCCGTGCCACGACGTCTTGCGTGTTCCAGATGACGCGCGGGTCGTGAATGATGCGCGCGCCCGGCTCGCGGCTCAGGAAGACCTCGGCCAGCAGGCCGACGATGTATTCCCCGTCCACGAAGGCGCCGGTATGGTCAAAGAAGAAGCAGCGGTCGAAATCGCCGTCCCAGGCGATGCCCATGTCCGCCCCCTCGAGGCGGACACGCGCGGCGGTGGGGGGGCGGTTTTCGGGCAGCAGCGGGTTGGGAATGCCGTTTGGAAACGCGCTGTCGGGCTGGTGGTGCATCCGCACGAAGCGCAGCGGTGCACCCTGGCGCGCCAGCGCGTCGGCGAGCGCGTCAAAGGTCGGCCCGGCCGCGCCGTTGCCGGCATTGACCACGATCGTCAGGGGTTTCAGCGCGGTGACATCGACGAATCGCAGCACCTGCGCGACATAGGCCGCGCGGGCCTCGGTCGCGATGTCGCGCCGCGTGCCCCCGGCTTTCGCGGGGCCAAAGGCGTCGCCCTCGGCCAGCGCCTTGATGCGGTGCAATCCGGTGGCGGCGTCCAGCGGTGCCGAACCCGCGCGCACCATCTTCATGCCGTTGTAATCCATCGGATTGTGCGAGGCCGTGACGCACAGCCCGCCGTCGGCTTCGAACCGGGTGGTGGCGAAATACATCTCTTCCGTGCCGGAAAGCCCCAGGTCCAGGACTTCGCACCCTTCGTCCATCAGCGCGCGGGCGACGGCGCCGGCGAGAGCGTCCGAACTGGCGCGGATGTCGCGGCCCAGGACCACGCGCCGGGCCGCCAGCACGCGGGCAAAGCCGCGTCCGATGCGATAGGCGATGGCGTCGTCGAGGTCCACGCCCAGACGGCCGCGGATGTCGTAGGTTTTGAAGCAGGTCAGGTTCATGCGCGGATTCTCATCCCTTGGCGCCCTGGCCGCGGGCATAGACGTCTTCGTAACGGATGATGTCGTCCTCGCCCAGATAACTGCCGGTCTGAACCTCGATCAGGGTCAGGGGCAGCTTGCCCGGGTTCTCCATCCGGTGCACGGCGCCCAGCGGGATATAGACCGACTGGTTCTCGCTCACCAGTTGCACGGTGTCGCCGATGGTCACGCGCGCGGTGCCCTCGACCACGATCCAGTGTTCGGCCCGGTGATGGTGCGATTGCAGGCTCAAGGCCGCGCCGGGGTGCACGACGATCCGCTTGACCTGAAAGCGCGGGCCCATGGCGAGGCTTTCGAACCAGCCCCAGGGGCGATGATCGCGCGGGAAGGTCTCGGCCTGTGGGGACCCCTTGGCCTTCAGCGCCGAGACCGCCTTGCGGACCTCTTGCGCGCGCGATTTGTGGGCGACCAGAACCGCGTCGGGCATGGCGACGGCGATGATGTCGGTCAGGCCGATGCCGACCAACTCCTGACCCGTCGATTCCGATCGCAACAGCGTATCCGTGCAATCGATCGCCTGCGCGGGGCCTTTGGTGACCACCCCGGTGGCGTTGGGCCCGGCCTCGCGCCAGACGGCTTCCCATCCGCCGAGGTCGGACCAGGCCCCGCCATAGGGCACCACCGCCAGGTTGTCGGCCTTTTCCATCACCGCATAGTCGATCGAGATGTCCGCGACCTTGTCCCAGGGGGCAGGAGCGAGCCGGGTAAAGGCCAGGTCGGATTCGGCCCCGGCGACGGAGGCGCGCACCTGGTCCAGGATCTCGGGTTGCAGCGCGGCAAAGGCCGCGACCAGCGTGTCGGCGCGGAACAGGAAGATGCCCGCGTTCCAAAGATGCCGGCCGCCATCGAGCATCGCCTGCGCGCTTGGCAGGTCCGGCTTTTCGACAAACCGTGCCAGCGGTTGCGGCACGGGGCTGAATTCGGGGTCGGGGCAGGTCGTCAGTTCAAGCCAGCCATAGCCGGTTTCCGCCCGGTCCGGCCGAATGCCGAAGGTCACCATCTGCCCTTGCTGCGCGACGGGCAGCGCGCCCAGCACGGCCTCGCGGAACCGCGCGCCGTCGGGGATCACATGATCTGACGGCGCGACCAGCATGACGGCCCCGGGGTCCTGCCGTTGCAGGATCAGCGCCGCCGCCAGGATCGCCGGCGCCGTGTTGCGCGCCGCCGGTTCGATGAGGATCGCGGCGGGATCGAGATGCGCCTGCGCGAGTTGTTCGGTGACGATGAAGCGGAAATCCGACCCCGTGACGATCACCGGTGCTGCGAAACCCGGCCCGGACAGCCGCCGGGCCGAGGCCTGGAACAGGCTCTCGTCCCCGATCAGCGACGAGAACTGCTTGGGGTAGGATTTGCGCGACAGGGGCCACAGGCGCGTCCCCGAGCCACCGCACAGTAGAACCGGATGAAGCGAAGAAGTCATAAGCGGGCCATATGCGAAAGCTGCGAACTGGTCCGCGGTATCGCTGCAAACATGGGCGAAAGCGTGGCGCGGGCGGGGTAATGGCGAGGGCCGGGGCGGGGTCGTGCCGGTGTGAACGGTTTCTTAACCCTTCGCGATCAGCGTGGGATTCGTCAAAGACTGCTTGAAATGTTCTCATTTTGTCCGCATAAGGTGAGAACATTAAGGAAACAAACACTGTATTGCCGCCCAGAATGGGCTATGGGATAAGGGGTCGAATTCATGGCAACCGCGAGCCTTCTCGACATGCAGGACAAACGTGCACAGGACAAGCAGAAGGCGCTCGACTCGGCGCTGGCGCAGATCGAACGGCAGTTCGGCAAAGGGTCGATCATGCGCCTGGGCGCGGACAATCCCGTGACCGAGATCGAGGCGACGTCAACCGGTTCCCTGGGGCTGGATATCGCGCTGGGGATTGGCGGTCTGCCCAAGGGACGGATCGTCGAAATCTACGGACCCGAAAGCTCGGGCAAGACCACGCTGACGTTGCATGTCATTGCCGAAGAACAGAAAAAAGGCGGTGTCTGCGCCTTTGTAGACGCCGAACACGCCTTGGATCCGCAATACGCCAAACGGCTGGGCGTCAACCTTGAGGACCTGCTGATCTCGCAGCCCGACACCGGGGAACAGGCGCTGGAAATCGTCGATACGCTGGTCCGTTCGGGCGCGGTATCGGTGGTGGTGATCGACTCGGTTGCGGCGCTGACGCCGAAATCCGAACTCGAGGGCGACATGGGCGATTCGAGCGTCGGCGTGCACGCCCGCCTGATGAGCCAGGCGATGCGCAAATTGACCGGTTCGATCAACCGTTCGAACTGCATGGTGATCTTCATCAACCAGATCCGCATGAAGATCGGGGTCATGTTCGGTTCGCCCGAGACAACGACCGGCGGCAACGCGCTCAAGTTCTACGCCTCGGTGCGTCTGGACATCCGGCGCATCGGATCGGTCAAGGACCGCGAGGAAGTCGTGGGCAACCAGACCCGCGTCAAGGTGGTGAAGAACAAGGTCGCGCCGCCCTTCAAGCAGGTCGAATTCGACATCATGTATGGCGACGGGATCTCGAAGACGGGGGAACTCCTCGATATCGGCGTGAAGGCCGGTGTCGTCGAGAAATCGGGCTCGTGGTATTCCTATGGGGACGAGAGGATCGGTCAGGGTCGCGAGAACTCCAAGAACTACCTCAAGGCGAACCCCGCCGTCGCGATCGAGATCGAGGACAAGATCCGCGCGGCCAACGGGCTGGATTTCCACATGAGCAGCGACGATTCCGAAGTGCTGGACGAATGAGCATGACGGCCGCGCCGAACCCGGTGTCCCGGATCGAACTGGACGCGGCCGTTCCCCATATTCTGGCCGCGCCCAAGGATGGCGCGGTCATCGAGCAATTGTGCCTGCGCCCCGGCTACAATCAGCGTCGGTTCGTGGACGCGATCGAAATGACCCGCACCGGCGGCATTTCGGGGGAACGCTGGGCAAGCGCCCCCTGGCTGCGTTTGCCCGACGGACGCCCCCATCCCGGCATTCAGGTCTGCATTTTGCAGAAGCGAGTGCTCGATCTGGTGTGGCGTGACCGCGCGCGGACGCCGCACCCCGGCGATACGTTTGTCGTGGACATGGACCTGAGTGTCGCCAACCTTCCCGAGGGCCAGTTGCTGCGCGCAGGCGAGGTGGTGTTGCGCGTATCGAGCGTGTTCAACGACGCTTGCGTGAAATGGAAGGCGCGCTATGGCGCGGATGCCAAGGACTGGATCACCGCGCCGGGCAATCCCCCGCTGCGGTTGCGCGGCGTCCTGTGCAGCATCGTGACCGACGGCACGGTGCGCAACGGCGACAGATTGGCAAAGGTGGTCACGTCGGCAGTGGCCAGGGAATCGGCCGATCCGTCAGACTGACCGCGCAGGGGCCATCGCGTCCGCGTGAATGCCTGGGTGAATGCCTGGCGGGCCCGCGTGTCAAATTGCAACGCGCCGCGCCCCCTGCGCTGGTGACCTCCGGCAGGCTCCAGGCGACCTGGGGGATACCAGATTTCCCGGATCGGGGCGGACCGCACAAGCCGCCCGCCAGGATATCCGAGGGGCTGGATCTGCCCCTTGGCCGACGAAGACCGTGGTGCTAGAGGCTCGCGTCGTCAACGAGTTCGACGATGACCAGATCCCGAACCGATGCCCCGCGGGCATGATCCAGCGCCGCCTGATAGGCCGGCGAGTGATAGCAGGCCTCGGCCGCCTCGAGGGATGGAAAAACGCTCACCACATGGCGCGCGCGATCCGCCCCTTCGAGCGTCACATACCGCGCCGCACGGGCGATGAACTTGCCGCCATGCGCCGCAATCGCCGGGCCAGCGCCCTCGGCATAGCGGGCATAGGCCTCGGCATCCGTCACGGCCACATGGGCAATCCAGAGCGCCTTTTTCGTCATCTCATACCCTCCCGACCAAGGCTTCGGCCGCGGCGATCGCCTGCTCGGCGCCGGCCATATCGGTGCCGCCACCCTGTGCGAGGTCCGCGCGGCCGCCGCCACCCTTGCCACCCAGTTCCACCACCGCGGCCCTGAGCACGTCAACCGCTGAAATCCGTGCGGTCAGGTCGGCCGTCACCCCGGCCGCGACCGCGGGCTTTGCCCCGGTGTCGGCGATCAACACCACCACGCCCGAACCGATCCGGCCTTTCAGCGCGTCCACCATGGCCGGC includes the following:
- a CDS encoding phosphomannomutase is translated as MNLTCFKTYDIRGRLGVDLDDAIAYRIGRGFARVLAARRVVLGRDIRASSDALAGAVARALMDEGCEVLDLGLSGTEEMYFATTRFEADGGLCVTASHNPMDYNGMKMVRAGSAPLDAATGLHRIKALAEGDAFGPAKAGGTRRDIATEARAAYVAQVLRFVDVTALKPLTIVVNAGNGAAGPTFDALADALARQGAPLRFVRMHHQPDSAFPNGIPNPLLPENRPPTAARVRLEGADMGIAWDGDFDRCFFFDHTGAFVDGEYIVGLLAEVFLSREPGARIIHDPRVIWNTQDVVARAGGIAVQARTGHAFIKQAMRDTGAVYGGEMSAHHYFRDFVHCDSGMIPWLVLAELVSRKGPLADLVAARRRAFPSSGEINFHPADPGAAIARVRAAHEPQARAVDETDGISLDMGDWRFNLRSSNTEPVVRLNMESRGQPLAAHLAAITALLQA
- a CDS encoding mannose-1-phosphate guanylyltransferase/mannose-6-phosphate isomerase encodes the protein MTSSLHPVLLCGGSGTRLWPLSRKSYPKQFSSLIGDESLFQASARRLSGPGFAAPVIVTGSDFRFIVTEQLAQAHLDPAAILIEPAARNTAPAILAAALILQRQDPGAVMLVAPSDHVIPDGARFREAVLGALPVAQQGQMVTFGIRPDRAETGYGWLELTTCPDPEFSPVPQPLARFVEKPDLPSAQAMLDGGRHLWNAGIFLFRADTLVAAFAALQPEILDQVRASVAGAESDLAFTRLAPAPWDKVADISIDYAVMEKADNLAVVPYGGAWSDLGGWEAVWREAGPNATGVVTKGPAQAIDCTDTLLRSESTGQELVGIGLTDIIAVAMPDAVLVAHKSRAQEVRKAVSALKAKGSPQAETFPRDHRPWGWFESLAMGPRFQVKRIVVHPGAALSLQSHHHRAEHWIVVEGTARVTIGDTVQLVSENQSVYIPLGAVHRMENPGKLPLTLIEVQTGSYLGEDDIIRYEDVYARGQGAKG
- the recA gene encoding recombinase RecA, yielding MATASLLDMQDKRAQDKQKALDSALAQIERQFGKGSIMRLGADNPVTEIEATSTGSLGLDIALGIGGLPKGRIVEIYGPESSGKTTLTLHVIAEEQKKGGVCAFVDAEHALDPQYAKRLGVNLEDLLISQPDTGEQALEIVDTLVRSGAVSVVVIDSVAALTPKSELEGDMGDSSVGVHARLMSQAMRKLTGSINRSNCMVIFINQIRMKIGVMFGSPETTTGGNALKFYASVRLDIRRIGSVKDREEVVGNQTRVKVVKNKVAPPFKQVEFDIMYGDGISKTGELLDIGVKAGVVEKSGSWYSYGDERIGQGRENSKNYLKANPAVAIEIEDKIRAANGLDFHMSSDDSEVLDE
- a CDS encoding DUF1330 domain-containing protein, whose product is MTKKALWIAHVAVTDAEAYARYAEGAGPAIAAHGGKFIARAARYVTLEGADRARHVVSVFPSLEAAEACYHSPAYQAALDHARGASVRDLVIVELVDDASL